The Apium graveolens cultivar Ventura chromosome 6, ASM990537v1, whole genome shotgun sequence genome contains a region encoding:
- the LOC141666078 gene encoding uncharacterized protein LOC141666078: MPKRHLEEALKEAHEGICGHYFRGRAFTHKITQLGFSWPAILASAKAYVKKCSTFQRNVSVVRQHLERLTSISSPIPFAIWGMDILGPFPVASGKRKLIVFKEYCNDNIIELRFISIAHPQANGQAEIANRIILDGLKKRAESPRNTWVDEFLAILWAYHTTYKDITKATPFMLVYGAETVVPLEITHGLSKVKAYEAEINEEGMRLALDLIDKVSDEVNTRNAQHPRRASLYYKRRVKERIFQQEDLVLRKIEVLGIGEKEN; encoded by the exons ATGCCCAAGAGGCAC CTTGAAGAGGCACTGAAGGAAGCCCACGAAGGGATTTGCGGACATTACTTTAGGGGCAGGGCCTTCACTCATAAGATAACCCAGCTGGGGTTTTCCTGGCCAGCCATATTAGCCAGTGCAAAGGCTTATGTGAAAAAGTGTAGTACATTCCAGAGGAACGTTTCTGTAGTTCGACAGCACCTAGAGAGGCTTACGTCCATTAGCTCCCCCATCCCCTTTGCAATATGGGGAATGGACATACTAGGTCCCTTTCCTGTAGCATCGGGAAAAAGGAAGCTCATCGTG TTTAAGGAGTACTGTAATGATAACATCATAGAACTTCGATTCATCTCAATTGCCCATCCCCAAGCAAATGGGCAAGCAGAGATCGCTAATCGGATCATCCTTGATGGACTCAAAAAGAGGGCCGAAAGCCCAAGAAACACTTGGGTCGACGAATTTTTAGCTATACTCTGGGCATATCATACTACCTACAAAGATATAACTAAAGCTACCCCATTCATGTTGGTCTACGGAGCCGAGACAGTGGTGCCCCTTGAGATCACCCACGGATTATCAAAGGTTAAAGCTTATGAAGCGGAAATTAATGAAGAAGGAATGAGGCTTGCTCTTGACCTTATTGACAAGGTCAGCGACGAAGTCAACACCCGTAATGCGCAGCATCCGCGCAGAGCCTCCCTTTACTATAAAAGGAGGGTAAAAGAAAGGATTTTCCAACAAGAAGACTTGGTGTTAAGGAAGATTGAGGTGTTAGGAATTGGAGAGAAAGAAAAttag
- the LOC141666079 gene encoding uncharacterized protein LOC141666079: protein MGDNSTMKSLRTNGKAEVANRIILDGRKKRAESPRNTWVEEFLAILWGYHTTYRNTTKATPFMLVYGAETVVPLEITHGLSKVKAYEAEINEEGMRLALDLIDKVSNEANTRNAEHPCRASLYYKRRVKERIFQQEDLVLRKIEVLGVGKKGKLAPNWEGP from the exons ATGGGCGATAATTCAACAATGAAAAGTTTAAGGA CAAATGGGAAAGCTGAGGTCGCTAATCGGATCATCCTTGATGGACGCAAAAAGAGGGCCGAAAGCCCAAGAAACACTTGGGTGGAGGAATTTTTAGCTATACTCTGGGGATATCATACTACCTACAGAAATACAACTAAAGCTACCCCATTCATGTTGGTCTACGGAGCCGAGACAGTGGTGCCCCTTGAGATCACCCACGGATTATCAAAGGTTAAAGCTTATGAAGCGGAAATTAATGAAGAAGGAATGAGGCTTGCTCTAGACCTTATTGACAAGGTCAGCAACGAAGCCAACACCCGTAATGCAGAGCATCCATGCAGAGCCTCCCTTTACTATAAAAGGAGGGTAAAAGAAAGGATTTTCCAGCAAGAAGACTTGGTTTTAAGGAAGATTGAGGTGTTAGGAgttggcaagaaaggaaagttagccccaaattgggaaggacctTAG